One stretch of Priestia megaterium DNA includes these proteins:
- a CDS encoding 2-isopropylmalate synthase produces the protein MQKIKLFDTTLRDGEQSPGVNLNLQEKLEIAKQLERLGIDIIEAGFPASSKGDFQSVKEIASIVKNSSVTGLARSVTKDIDIAWEALKESAEPRLHVFIATSEIHMQHKLKKTPDEVLETAVEMVKYASEKFPVVQWSAEDACRTDLPFLARIVEAVIDAGAKVVNIPDTVGFITPGDYQSVFNYLKEHVSNIHKVDLSAHCHDDLGLAVANSMAAIEAGATQIEGTINGIGERAGNAALEEVALALHVRQDFYQASTGLILPEIKRTSDIISKLTGMNIAPNKAIVGKNAFAHESGIHQDGVLKNPLTYEIISPELVGVKQNPIVLGKHSGRHAFRTRLVELGFTLEDTEANVLFEKFKDLADKKKDITDDDLLALVIQKQVSKDSEYKLESLQVQYGTNNIPTATITLRKENGEEIQEAATGSGSVEAIYNTLQRCVEQDVKLLDYRIQSINGGPDALAEVFVKVESEGTEASGRGVAFDVLESSAKAYLNAINRLIAIQQHRTKQEVM, from the coding sequence GTGCAAAAAATTAAACTATTTGACACGACGCTACGCGATGGTGAACAGTCACCTGGAGTCAATTTGAACCTACAAGAAAAGCTTGAAATTGCTAAGCAGTTAGAGCGATTAGGTATCGACATCATTGAAGCCGGATTTCCCGCTTCTTCAAAAGGTGATTTTCAATCCGTAAAAGAAATTGCGTCTATTGTCAAAAATTCTTCTGTAACAGGCCTTGCGAGGTCTGTTACAAAAGATATTGACATTGCATGGGAAGCGTTAAAAGAAAGTGCAGAACCAAGACTGCATGTCTTTATCGCTACTTCCGAAATTCATATGCAGCATAAATTGAAAAAAACACCTGATGAAGTACTTGAAACAGCAGTGGAAATGGTGAAGTACGCAAGTGAAAAATTCCCGGTTGTTCAATGGTCTGCTGAAGATGCATGTCGAACAGATTTACCGTTTTTAGCTAGAATTGTAGAAGCAGTTATTGATGCTGGTGCAAAAGTCGTTAATATTCCAGATACAGTAGGATTTATCACTCCTGGTGACTATCAATCAGTATTTAATTACTTAAAAGAACATGTGTCAAATATTCATAAAGTTGATTTGTCAGCTCACTGTCACGATGACTTAGGGCTAGCTGTGGCCAATTCAATGGCTGCTATTGAAGCAGGAGCTACTCAAATTGAAGGAACGATTAACGGAATCGGAGAACGTGCGGGTAACGCAGCTCTTGAAGAAGTAGCACTTGCGCTTCATGTCCGTCAAGATTTCTATCAAGCGAGCACAGGTCTTATCTTACCTGAAATCAAGCGTACGAGTGACATTATCAGTAAGCTTACCGGGATGAATATTGCACCAAATAAAGCAATTGTCGGAAAAAATGCTTTTGCTCATGAATCAGGTATTCACCAAGATGGCGTCTTAAAAAATCCGTTAACATATGAGATTATTTCCCCAGAACTTGTGGGTGTTAAACAAAATCCAATTGTGCTTGGTAAACACTCAGGCCGTCATGCGTTCCGTACACGCTTAGTAGAGCTTGGATTCACATTGGAAGATACAGAAGCAAACGTGCTTTTTGAGAAGTTTAAAGACTTAGCAGATAAGAAAAAAGACATTACCGATGATGATTTATTGGCATTAGTCATTCAAAAGCAAGTTAGCAAAGACAGTGAATATAAGCTTGAAAGTCTGCAAGTTCAGTATGGTACGAACAATATTCCTACGGCTACGATTACGCTTCGCAAAGAAAACGGCGAAGAGATTCAAGAAGCAGCTACGGGATCTGGAAGCGTGGAAGCTATCTATAATACGCTGCAGCGCTGTGTTGAACAAGATGTGAAACTATTAGACTATCGTATTCAGTCTATTAACGGTGGGCCGGATGCACTGGCTGAAGTATTTGTGAAGGTTGAAAGCGAAGGAACTGAAGCAAGCGGACGCGGAGTAGCATTTGACGTATTAGAATCGTCAGCGAAAGCATATCTGAACGCCATTAATCGTTTAATCGCTATTCAGCAGCATCGTACAAAGCAAGAAGTAATGTGA
- the ilvC gene encoding ketol-acid reductoisomerase has protein sequence MTKVYYNGDAKDQLLQGKTVAIVGYGSQGHAHAQNLRDSGVNVVVGLRKGKSWDQAEQDGFTVLSVKDAVQQAEVVMVLLPDEYQPKVYNEEILPGLKPGKSLVFAHGFNIHFNQIVAPEFVDVFLVAPKGPGHLVRRTYEEGAGVPALFAVFQDVTGEAKDVALAYAKAIGSARAGVLETTFKEETETDLFGEQAVLCGGLTSLVKAGFETLVEAGYQPEVAYFECLHELKLIVDLMYEGGMEGMRYSISDTAQWGDFVSGPRVVDERSKEQMKKVLEDIQTGKFAKGWILENQANRPEFTAINNRENEHLIEKVGAQLREMMPFVKKQKKEAVIASAKN, from the coding sequence ATGACAAAGGTATATTATAACGGAGATGCAAAGGATCAATTATTACAAGGTAAAACAGTAGCAATCGTAGGTTATGGTTCACAAGGTCACGCTCACGCACAAAACTTACGCGACAGCGGAGTAAACGTGGTAGTGGGATTACGTAAAGGTAAATCATGGGATCAAGCAGAGCAAGACGGTTTCACTGTATTATCTGTAAAAGATGCAGTTCAACAAGCAGAAGTAGTAATGGTATTACTTCCAGATGAGTATCAGCCAAAAGTTTATAACGAAGAAATTCTTCCAGGACTAAAACCAGGAAAATCTTTAGTATTTGCTCACGGTTTCAACATTCACTTTAACCAAATCGTAGCACCTGAATTCGTTGACGTATTCTTAGTAGCTCCAAAAGGCCCTGGTCACCTTGTAAGAAGAACGTATGAAGAAGGAGCTGGCGTACCGGCGTTATTCGCAGTATTCCAAGATGTAACTGGAGAAGCAAAAGACGTAGCGTTAGCTTATGCTAAAGCAATCGGTTCAGCTCGTGCGGGTGTGTTAGAAACAACATTTAAAGAAGAAACAGAAACAGATCTTTTCGGTGAGCAAGCAGTACTTTGTGGTGGTTTAACTTCATTAGTTAAAGCTGGTTTTGAAACGCTTGTAGAAGCTGGCTACCAACCGGAAGTTGCATATTTTGAGTGTTTACACGAATTAAAATTAATTGTTGACCTTATGTATGAAGGCGGAATGGAAGGCATGCGTTATTCAATCTCTGATACAGCTCAATGGGGTGACTTCGTTTCAGGACCACGCGTTGTAGATGAGCGTTCAAAAGAACAAATGAAAAAAGTGCTTGAAGATATCCAAACAGGTAAATTTGCAAAAGGCTGGATCCTAGAAAACCAAGCAAATCGTCCGGAATTTACAGCTATCAATAACCGTGAAAACGAACATTTAATTGAAAAAGTTGGCGCTCAATTACGTGAAATGATGCCATTTGTTAAAAAACAAAAGAAAGAAGCGGTGATCGCTAGTGCAAAAAATTAA
- the ilvN gene encoding acetolactate synthase small subunit: MKRIITATVLNRAGVLNRVTGLFTKRNFNIESISVGHTESEDVSRMTFVVNVEHDNAAEQVIKQLNKQIDVLKVQDITDQAVVSRELALMKVASTPASRNELYAVIEPFRATIIDVSRDSLIIQVTGESSKIEAMIDLLQPYGLKEVTRTGTVAVPRGTQKAAAKLSSII, encoded by the coding sequence ATGAAGCGAATTATTACAGCAACTGTATTAAACCGTGCGGGCGTTTTAAATCGCGTAACGGGGTTATTTACAAAAAGAAATTTCAATATTGAGAGTATTTCAGTAGGGCACACTGAATCTGAGGATGTATCACGCATGACGTTTGTTGTGAACGTAGAGCATGATAACGCTGCTGAACAAGTGATCAAGCAGTTAAATAAGCAGATCGACGTGTTGAAAGTTCAAGATATTACGGATCAAGCTGTGGTGTCAAGAGAGCTTGCTTTAATGAAAGTAGCATCTACACCAGCGAGCCGTAACGAACTTTATGCAGTAATTGAGCCTTTCCGTGCAACCATTATTGATGTAAGCCGCGACAGCCTAATTATTCAAGTAACAGGTGAATCCAGCAAGATTGAAGCGATGATTGATCTACTTCAGCCTTATGGATTAAAAGAAGTAACGCGCACGGGAACAGTAGCTGTTCCGCGCGGTACGCAAAAAGCAGCAGCCAAACTTTCATCAATCATTTAA
- the ilvB gene encoding acetolactate synthase large subunit, whose protein sequence is MRKVGANMQTKEPVSAGAQMNGADMLIESLRRENVDVIFGYPGGAVLPIYDKLYGSGMFHVLARHEQGGIHAAEGYARISGKPGVVIATSGPGATNIVTGLADAMIDSLPLVVFTGQVASSVIGSDAFQEADVLGITMPITKHSYQVRNISDMPRIIKEAFHIATTGRPGPVLIDIPKDMAQGDGTFNYEGEIDLPGYQPTYFPNQLQVKKLTDAVAAAKKPVILAGAGVLLSKGSEELKNYAERQNIPVINTLLGLGCFPADHPLHLGMAGMHGTYTANMAIYESDLLISIGARFDDRVTGNLKHFAPNAKIAHIDIDPAEIGKNVPTKIPIVGDAKEVLKQLLLQEGEVGDYTKWHEKLAAWKQEYPLWYQNSADVLKPQKVVELLHKYTNGDAVVTTDVGQHQMWVAQYYTFNNPDRWVTSGGLGTMGFGLPSAIGAQLANKDKTVVAVVGDGGFQMTLQELGVIRELNLPVKVVVLNNQSLGMVRQWQEIFYEERYSHSLIPNQPNLMKLAEAYDIKGLQASTEEEAHAALKEAMETDGPVLLNFFVAPKENVYPMVAPGKGLHEMVGVKP, encoded by the coding sequence ATGAGAAAAGTGGGAGCCAATATGCAAACGAAAGAACCTGTAAGCGCTGGGGCACAAATGAATGGAGCTGACATGTTGATTGAATCTCTAAGAAGAGAAAATGTTGACGTCATCTTCGGTTACCCAGGGGGAGCCGTTTTACCGATTTACGATAAACTATACGGTTCAGGAATGTTTCACGTACTTGCTCGTCACGAACAAGGTGGAATTCACGCAGCAGAAGGGTACGCAAGAATTTCAGGCAAACCCGGTGTAGTTATCGCAACAAGTGGTCCTGGTGCAACAAATATCGTAACAGGTTTGGCAGATGCGATGATTGACTCACTTCCTTTAGTTGTTTTTACTGGTCAAGTAGCTTCAAGTGTAATTGGTTCTGACGCGTTCCAAGAAGCAGATGTATTAGGGATCACAATGCCAATTACAAAACATAGCTATCAAGTACGCAATATCAGCGATATGCCGAGAATCATCAAAGAGGCATTTCATATTGCGACAACAGGAAGACCTGGTCCAGTCTTAATCGACATTCCAAAAGATATGGCACAGGGTGATGGAACATTTAATTACGAAGGAGAAATTGATTTACCAGGCTATCAGCCAACTTATTTTCCAAATCAGCTGCAGGTTAAAAAATTAACAGACGCAGTAGCAGCTGCAAAAAAACCTGTTATCCTAGCAGGTGCGGGAGTGTTATTGAGTAAAGGTTCAGAAGAATTAAAAAATTATGCTGAGCGTCAAAATATTCCGGTTATTAATACGCTTTTAGGGTTGGGCTGTTTTCCTGCAGATCATCCGCTTCATTTAGGAATGGCTGGCATGCACGGAACGTACACAGCAAACATGGCAATTTATGAGAGTGATCTTCTCATTAGTATCGGTGCACGCTTTGATGACCGAGTAACAGGTAATTTAAAGCATTTTGCACCAAATGCAAAAATTGCTCACATTGACATCGACCCAGCGGAAATTGGAAAGAATGTTCCAACCAAGATTCCAATTGTTGGAGATGCAAAAGAAGTATTGAAGCAATTGCTTCTGCAAGAAGGAGAAGTTGGAGATTATACGAAATGGCATGAGAAATTAGCGGCGTGGAAGCAAGAATATCCATTATGGTATCAGAACTCAGCGGACGTGTTAAAACCACAAAAAGTAGTTGAGTTGCTTCACAAGTATACAAATGGAGATGCCGTTGTTACAACGGACGTTGGGCAACATCAAATGTGGGTAGCCCAATACTACACATTTAATAATCCAGATCGATGGGTAACTTCAGGTGGTCTTGGCACCATGGGCTTTGGATTACCTTCTGCAATCGGCGCTCAGCTGGCAAATAAAGATAAAACAGTTGTAGCAGTCGTTGGTGACGGTGGATTTCAAATGACGCTTCAAGAATTAGGGGTCATTAGAGAATTAAATTTACCTGTAAAAGTGGTTGTACTCAACAATCAGTCGCTTGGTATGGTTCGTCAGTGGCAGGAAATCTTCTATGAAGAACGCTACTCACACTCTTTAATTCCGAATCAGCCTAATTTAATGAAGCTTGCAGAAGCCTATGATATCAAAGGTTTACAAGCTTCTACTGAAGAAGAAGCGCATGCGGCTCTGAAAGAAGCAATGGAAACAGATGGACCTGTTTTACTAAACTTCTTTGTCGCACCTAAAGAAAACGTATATCCAATGGTTGCACCTGGAAAAGGATTACATGAAATGGTAGGGGTGAAACCATGA
- a CDS encoding metallophosphoesterase family protein, producing the protein MKLLIVSDSHGLQEELLTIRERHADVDKMIHCGDSELPQDGKEMSAFLGVRGNCDYDASYVNDRVESLGEATCLVTHGHLYNVKMSMMNLHYKAREVGANVVCFGHSHIAGAELMDGVLFINPGSMLLPRMRKERTYAILVMDGTEATVQFYDISGKHIPSMQLTCTLSA; encoded by the coding sequence GTGAAACTATTAATTGTGAGCGATAGCCACGGGTTACAAGAAGAACTGCTCACTATCAGAGAGAGACATGCTGATGTAGATAAGATGATCCATTGTGGGGACTCTGAGTTGCCGCAAGACGGCAAAGAAATGTCTGCGTTTTTAGGCGTTCGAGGAAATTGTGACTACGATGCATCTTACGTTAATGATCGAGTAGAGTCGCTTGGAGAAGCTACGTGTCTGGTTACACACGGTCACTTATATAATGTTAAAATGTCTATGATGAATCTCCATTACAAAGCGAGAGAAGTCGGGGCAAACGTTGTTTGTTTTGGGCATTCTCACATAGCGGGAGCTGAGCTCATGGACGGAGTTTTATTTATCAATCCAGGAAGTATGTTACTTCCTCGTATGAGAAAAGAACGTACGTATGCTATACTAGTAATGGATGGTACAGAAGCTACCGTGCAGTTTTACGATATAAGCGGTAAACATATTCCTAGCATGCAGTTAACCTGTACACTTTCAGCATAA
- a CDS encoding XTP/dITP diphosphatase — protein MREIIIATKNAGKVKDFETLFSPKGFKVKSLLDFPEIEDVEETGVTFAENATLKAEAISSALNKPVIADDSGLAIDALNGEPGVYSARYAGENKDDNANIEKVLQKLNDVPFEKRTARFHCALAIAVPGKRTEIVEGTCEGHILEEKRGENGFGYDPIFFVEKWRCSMAELTKEQKNQISHRANALKKLAPLIDAQF, from the coding sequence GTGCGTGAAATCATTATTGCAACTAAAAATGCAGGCAAAGTAAAAGATTTTGAAACACTTTTCTCACCAAAGGGATTTAAAGTAAAATCGCTTCTTGATTTTCCTGAGATTGAAGACGTGGAAGAAACGGGCGTTACATTTGCAGAGAATGCGACGCTAAAAGCAGAGGCCATTTCATCCGCATTAAATAAGCCGGTCATTGCTGATGACTCCGGGCTTGCTATTGATGCCTTAAACGGGGAGCCAGGCGTTTATTCCGCGCGTTATGCTGGTGAAAATAAAGATGATAATGCTAATATAGAGAAGGTACTTCAAAAATTAAATGACGTGCCGTTTGAAAAGCGCACGGCACGCTTTCATTGTGCTCTTGCTATTGCAGTGCCCGGAAAGAGAACCGAAATTGTAGAAGGCACATGTGAAGGGCACATCTTGGAGGAAAAAAGAGGGGAAAACGGTTTTGGGTACGATCCCATTTTCTTTGTAGAAAAATGGAGATGCTCCATGGCAGAATTGACCAAAGAGCAAAAAAATCAGATTAGTCACCGAGCAAATGCGTTAAAAAAACTAGCACCGCTAATTGATGCGCAATTTTAG
- the rph gene encoding ribonuclease PH: MRLDGREFNELRPVSLHTSYLKHPEGSVLISVGDTKVICTASIDDRVPPFMRGQGKGWITAEYSMLPRATAQRNIRESSKGKVTGRTMEIQRLIGRALRSVVDLEKVGEKTIWIDCDVIQADGGTRTASITGAFVAMVLAFGKLVEENKLTEIPIRDYLAATSVGIHGENSILDLNYEEDSTAEVDMNIVMTGSGQFVELQGTGEESTFSREQLNHLLDLGEKGVYQLIEQQKEVLDHLAAYIPVKER; the protein is encoded by the coding sequence ATGCGTTTGGACGGTAGGGAATTTAATGAATTGAGACCTGTATCTCTTCATACTTCATACTTAAAGCATCCAGAAGGATCTGTATTAATCTCGGTGGGAGACACAAAGGTTATTTGTACAGCAAGCATAGACGACAGAGTGCCTCCTTTTATGCGTGGACAAGGAAAAGGATGGATTACAGCTGAATATTCTATGCTGCCTCGAGCTACGGCACAAAGAAATATACGTGAATCATCAAAGGGTAAAGTCACAGGACGAACAATGGAAATTCAGCGTCTAATCGGACGAGCTCTTCGTTCTGTAGTCGATCTGGAAAAGGTCGGAGAAAAGACAATTTGGATTGATTGTGATGTTATTCAAGCAGATGGGGGAACAAGAACAGCATCGATTACAGGTGCTTTTGTGGCTATGGTTTTAGCGTTTGGAAAGCTGGTTGAAGAGAACAAGCTGACAGAAATTCCTATTCGTGACTACTTAGCTGCGACTTCAGTAGGTATTCATGGAGAAAATTCGATTTTAGATTTAAATTATGAAGAAGATTCGACAGCAGAAGTTGACATGAATATTGTGATGACAGGAAGCGGACAGTTTGTAGAATTACAGGGAACGGGAGAGGAATCGACGTTTTCGAGAGAACAGTTAAACCATCTTCTAGATTTAGGGGAAAAGGGTGTTTATCAATTGATTGAACAGCAAAAGGAAGTTCTTGATCACCTGGCTGCTTACATTCCGGTTAAAGAAAGGTAA
- a CDS encoding GerMN domain-containing protein, with protein MSKKTQLVLISAVVTTSVLLSGCGLFGGDNAAKEIDPPKDVTYVKDEKSLATEAKVTEANKKQSKAAETSAPTKRELYLIDKNGYVVPQTLEIPKSKGVAKQSLEYLVEGGPVTNLLPNNFRAVLPADTRVLGTKLESDGTMVADFSPEFAEYKKEDELRILQAVTWTLTQFEGVNKVKIRINGYDKDEMPVNHTPISKGLSRADGINFDNTGVVDVTQTKPVTIYYLAQEGKQTYYVPVTKRIASDDKDMYTAIVNELVEGPAPASGLVTDFNPDAKLVAAPKYADGELTLNFNKNIFGNLKGTEISQHVLDSLVLSLTEQKAVDSVAIKVNGKKTLKDEKGKKLTEPVSRPKNVNTGSF; from the coding sequence ATGTCCAAAAAGACCCAACTTGTTCTCATATCCGCCGTGGTGACCACATCTGTATTGTTATCCGGCTGTGGACTTTTCGGAGGGGATAACGCAGCAAAGGAAATTGATCCGCCAAAGGATGTCACCTATGTGAAAGATGAAAAATCATTAGCGACTGAAGCGAAAGTAACGGAAGCTAATAAAAAACAAAGTAAAGCGGCAGAAACATCTGCGCCTACCAAAAGAGAACTCTACTTAATTGATAAAAACGGGTACGTTGTTCCCCAGACGCTTGAAATTCCTAAATCAAAAGGTGTCGCTAAACAGTCTCTTGAATATTTAGTAGAGGGTGGACCAGTCACAAACTTATTGCCAAATAATTTCCGAGCGGTTCTTCCTGCTGATACAAGAGTTTTAGGGACAAAGCTGGAAAGTGACGGCACGATGGTAGCAGATTTTTCACCTGAATTTGCTGAGTATAAAAAAGAAGATGAACTCCGTATTCTGCAGGCCGTCACTTGGACGCTGACGCAGTTTGAAGGCGTAAATAAAGTTAAAATTCGCATTAACGGCTATGATAAAGATGAGATGCCTGTAAATCATACGCCAATCAGTAAAGGGTTGAGCAGAGCAGATGGCATTAACTTTGATAATACTGGAGTAGTTGACGTAACTCAAACGAAGCCAGTTACGATTTATTACTTAGCTCAAGAGGGCAAACAAACTTACTATGTTCCTGTCACAAAACGAATTGCTTCTGATGACAAAGATATGTACACTGCAATTGTGAACGAACTTGTAGAAGGACCTGCGCCTGCATCAGGTTTAGTGACAGATTTTAATCCTGATGCAAAGCTCGTAGCAGCTCCAAAGTATGCGGATGGTGAGTTAACGCTGAACTTTAATAAAAACATCTTTGGGAATTTAAAAGGAACGGAAATTTCTCAGCATGTTCTCGACTCCTTGGTGCTATCGCTGACGGAACAAAAAGCCGTAGACAGCGTTGCTATTAAGGTGAATGGCAAAAAAACGCTAAAAGATGAAAAAGGGAAAAAATTAACGGAACCAGTTTCAAGACCTAAAAATGTGAACACAGGTAGTTTTTAA
- the racE gene encoding glutamate racemase: MSRPIGVIDSGVGGLTVAKEIMRQLPKEQIMYIGDTARCPYGPRPSEEVRAFTWEMTNYLVDKDIKMLVIACNTATAVVLDEIQEQLDIPVIGVIEPGSRAALKVTKNHKIGVIGTNGTVKSQAYTHALRALHTRVEVENLACPLFVPLVESGNYEGPEAQRIVKETLKPFYHTDMDTLILGCTHYPLLKPVIQEAIGPRVQLISSGEETAIEVSAILSYSNLLAPRNMEPEHYFFTTGSTELFQSIASKWFEHPVYNVEHIKL, from the coding sequence TTGAGTAGACCAATTGGTGTTATAGATTCAGGTGTGGGCGGATTAACGGTAGCAAAGGAAATTATGAGACAGCTTCCGAAAGAACAAATTATGTACATTGGAGATACAGCCCGCTGCCCATACGGTCCTCGTCCTAGTGAAGAAGTACGAGCTTTCACATGGGAGATGACTAATTATTTAGTAGATAAAGATATTAAAATGCTTGTTATTGCGTGCAATACGGCTACGGCAGTTGTACTAGATGAAATTCAAGAACAGCTCGATATTCCGGTTATAGGCGTCATTGAACCAGGATCACGCGCTGCGCTTAAAGTAACTAAAAATCATAAAATAGGCGTAATCGGCACAAACGGAACCGTGAAAAGTCAAGCCTATACACATGCACTCCGCGCTCTTCATACGAGAGTGGAAGTGGAAAATTTAGCATGCCCTTTGTTTGTACCTCTTGTAGAGAGCGGTAATTATGAAGGACCGGAAGCGCAGCGAATTGTAAAAGAAACATTAAAACCTTTTTATCATACAGATATGGATACCCTTATTTTAGGATGTACGCATTATCCGTTATTAAAGCCAGTTATTCAAGAAGCAATTGGGCCTCGAGTTCAGTTGATCAGTTCTGGCGAAGAAACGGCAATAGAGGTAAGTGCCATTCTTTCTTATAGCAATTTACTAGCTCCTAGAAACATGGAGCCTGAACACTACTTCTTTACAACAGGATCAACAGAACTGTTTCAATCTATTGCATCTAAATGGTTTGAGCACCCTGTATATAATGTTGAACATATCAAGCTTTAA
- a CDS encoding MarR family winged helix-turn-helix transcriptional regulator translates to MTAKNNEDTVAELEKSLRHIAAIVKQKGREILEGYTITPPQFIALQWLFERGDMTIGDLSNRIFLACSTTTDLVDRMEKNKLVVRVKDPKDRRVVRIHLLPEGARVIEEVIEKRQTYLNGVLANFSPSETEVLRVTLRKLHDEMKEK, encoded by the coding sequence ATGACAGCAAAAAATAATGAGGATACAGTGGCAGAATTAGAAAAGTCACTTCGACATATTGCAGCGATTGTGAAGCAAAAAGGAAGAGAAATTTTAGAAGGCTATACGATTACGCCACCTCAGTTTATTGCTTTGCAGTGGCTGTTTGAACGTGGAGATATGACGATTGGCGATTTATCAAATCGTATTTTTCTCGCTTGTAGTACAACGACAGATTTAGTAGATCGTATGGAAAAAAATAAGTTAGTGGTTCGGGTGAAAGATCCAAAAGACCGCCGCGTAGTGCGTATTCATTTGCTTCCTGAAGGAGCACGTGTTATCGAAGAAGTAATTGAAAAGCGACAAACGTATTTAAATGGCGTACTGGCAAACTTCTCTCCGAGTGAAACGGAAGTTTTACGAGTAACGTTACGAAAATTGCATGATGAAATGAAAGAAAAATGA
- a CDS encoding PH domain-containing protein translates to MFGKVAADVLGLSDIGSVIKPVDYDKVDADDYVMHEEQEKIYFLIKSKSDEYCFTNKALIHLDGTSATSKKRMLRRYNYSTNHISNVMLETAGTVDLDVEIKFKIGSETFSIDVHKKHIEEVKDLYKALFKMSEITRENEIALDFAKQSIQLASSTLSSTRNTSGSVAGEFKEINEAAFSWLLDKKTAYTTKDFSSVFELYINN, encoded by the coding sequence ATGTTTGGAAAAGTAGCTGCTGATGTATTGGGGCTAAGTGATATTGGTTCTGTTATTAAGCCAGTTGATTATGACAAGGTAGATGCAGACGATTACGTTATGCACGAAGAACAAGAAAAAATTTATTTTCTAATCAAATCAAAGTCAGATGAATATTGCTTTACCAATAAAGCGCTCATTCACCTTGATGGAACAAGTGCTACAAGCAAAAAGCGAATGCTTCGCCGCTATAACTACAGCACAAATCACATTTCAAATGTGATGCTAGAAACGGCTGGAACTGTCGATTTAGATGTAGAAATTAAATTTAAAATTGGCTCGGAGACTTTTTCTATCGATGTACACAAAAAGCATATAGAAGAGGTAAAAGATTTATATAAAGCGCTGTTTAAAATGTCTGAAATAACGCGTGAAAATGAAATTGCGCTCGATTTTGCTAAACAAAGCATTCAGCTAGCTTCTTCTACGCTAAGCAGTACAAGAAATACAAGTGGAAGTGTTGCTGGTGAATTTAAAGAAATTAACGAAGCTGCGTTTTCTTGGTTATTAGATAAAAAAACAGCTTACACAACAAAAGATTTCAGCTCAGTTTTCGAGCTGTATATCAATAATTAA
- a CDS encoding inorganic phosphate transporter, with amino-acid sequence MDSMLILTILIVVGALGFDFINGFHDTANAIATSVSTKALKPRHAILLAATMNFVGAMTFTGVAKTITKDIVDPYTLQNGSVVILAALISAIAWNLITWYFGIPSSSSHAIIGSIAGAAIAAAGFGALNYKGFIKIIEALLISPVLAFVVGYIVYTIIKLTFKNHNLTKTNKRFRRVQILTAALQSYTHGTNDAQKAMGIITLALIANNMQSGTEIQWWVQLACAVAMGLGTSIGGWKIIKTVGGKIMKIRPVNGVAADLTGAAIIFGATFIHLPVSTTHVISSSILGVGSAHRVKGVKWGTAQRMVITWVITLPISASLAALIYMILNLFF; translated from the coding sequence ATGGATTCGATGCTAATATTAACCATTCTAATTGTAGTTGGTGCACTTGGTTTTGACTTTATCAACGGATTTCACGATACAGCTAATGCCATTGCGACTTCTGTTTCAACCAAAGCTTTAAAACCGCGACATGCAATTCTTTTAGCCGCAACCATGAACTTTGTCGGTGCTATGACGTTTACGGGCGTAGCCAAAACGATTACAAAGGATATCGTTGATCCTTATACGCTTCAAAATGGTTCTGTCGTTATTTTAGCAGCATTAATTTCTGCTATCGCGTGGAACCTAATCACATGGTATTTCGGTATCCCGAGTAGTTCTTCTCATGCAATTATTGGATCGATTGCAGGAGCAGCTATTGCAGCTGCTGGATTTGGTGCTTTAAATTATAAAGGTTTCATCAAAATCATTGAAGCCCTTCTAATTTCACCAGTTCTGGCCTTTGTAGTAGGTTATATTGTCTATACGATTATCAAACTAACGTTTAAAAACCATAACTTAACGAAAACGAATAAGCGTTTTCGACGCGTTCAAATCCTGACTGCAGCCCTACAATCTTACACACACGGTACGAATGATGCGCAAAAAGCAATGGGTATCATTACGCTAGCGCTTATTGCTAACAATATGCAAAGCGGCACTGAGATTCAGTGGTGGGTACAGCTGGCTTGTGCGGTTGCAATGGGGCTTGGAACGTCAATTGGTGGATGGAAAATCATTAAAACCGTTGGCGGTAAAATTATGAAAATTCGTCCTGTTAATGGAGTAGCTGCGGACTTAACAGGTGCTGCCATTATCTTTGGAGCAACGTTTATTCATCTACCTGTCAGTACTACTCATGTTATTTCATCTTCTATCTTAGGTGTAGGTTCTGCTCACCGAGTGAAAGGTGTAAAGTGGGGAACTGCACAGCGCATGGTGATTACATGGGTTATCACATTGCCAATTTCAGCTTCGTTAGCTGCACTTATCTATATGATTTTAAATTTGTTCTTTTAA